AGGACGAAACGGCTGAGGGACAAACCCCTTGCCCACCACGTCTTCATGGAGCGGTGTCTGCGGCGCACAGGCAACCCACACCTGATGACCATGGCGACGCAGCAGCGAAGACAAAAAGCCGACATGCATCTCCATCCCTCCCCACGAGGGCGAAGAGCACACCTGAAGCACCCGCAATGGCCTGCCGGCAGCGCTATCCACGGTCCTTCCCACGCATGCGCAACTCGAGCTCATGCAGCATGTCGTAGACCTTGTGCATGACCATTTCGGCCTGGCGCTGCAGCGCCTCCTTGCGATCTGCCCCGGAAGGGAGCGGCGGCAAAGTAACCGGTTCCCCCACCATTACCCCGACCGGTACGGACCTGGGGAAGCGAGCTCTTGGCGGCAGAGCACGCCCCGTGCCGGAAACCGCCACCGGCACCACTGGACATCCGGCCAGGTGCGCCAGCAGAACAAAGCCGCTTCGCACCTTGGCCGGCTGCCTCTGCCCTGGCCGCAGACGCGTTCCCTCCGGCGCCATGAACAGCACCTCGCCAGAGCGCAGGAGGTCAAGCGCGTACCTGAAGGCACGATGATCGCTGGTCTCCCTGCGCACCGGAAACATATGCACCGCGCGCAGCCACCACTTGACCAGCGGGATGGAGAAGAGCGTATGCTTGGCCATGGTGTGAAACCGCCGGTTCACCACCATGCTCAACGCAACGACATCCATATGGCTCTGGTGGTTGATGATGCCGATATAGGCGCCTCTCTTGGGCGGTGGCACCCGGCCAAACACCCTGCCCCGAAAGTAGATGCGCGCTACGACACGCAGGAAAAACACGGAAATCCAGTAAATCATCCCCTCGTCCTTCAGCGACGGTTAGTCCTCCGGCCGCCGGAGGCCAGCCATGGGCATCTCCAGTGCAGTGGTCTATGGCCTGTCTGTGTCACCGGCCACACGGTACAATCCCTGCTCTTTGATGAACCGCTCCACGCTCGACGGCACCAAATAGCGAATGCTCTTGCCTGCGCACACTCGCTCGCGGATCTGCGAAGAGGAGATTTCAACCAGCGGGGCTCTGCTCAGCCTTGCCTTTGCCGCAAAGCGAGGAGGAGCCTCTGCCGGGTCATATCCGGGCCTTGGGACGACGACAACCTGGCATTCGGCGAAGATCCTTTCCGGTTCTCGCCAGGTATCCATCTCATGCAGGCTGTCGCTGCCAATAATCAGGAAGAGCTGGTCGCTGCCGAGCCCGTAGATCTCGCGCACCGCCAGCACCGTGTCAACCGTGTACGAGATCCCCCCGCGACGCATTTCCAGGTCGGAGACTTCGAAGTAGGGGCAGCCTGCCGTGGCCAGACGCACCATCGCCAGCCTCTGCCAAGCTGGAGAAAGCGAGCGGTGCACCTTGTGGGGAGGTGTGTCTGCAGGAACAAACAGAACGCGGTCCAGCTTCTCCTCTTCGCGCACCCAGTCGGCAAGAATGAGGTGCGCGAGGTGAATGGGGTCGAAGGTGCCTCCGAAGAGTCCTAATCTCATCTCGCAGGCTGATCCTGTGGTTGTGCTCGTCTCTACCCAGATGCTCCTACTGGCGCACCATCAGCTGCTGGCTATTCTTGCCGCAGCCTATTTTGGGCGTTGGCCAGGGTTACCGGACGACAGGCCCTCCTGCCCTAAACGCGAAGATAGCTCCTTGAGGCGCTTCTGCACGCGCCCGACTTGCGCCCCTTTGGGATACCGCTGCGCATAGCTGCTGAACGCCTCTTGGGCCTCCTGGTACCGACCCAGCTTCATCAGACATTCCCCCTTCCAGAACAGCGCCTTCTCCCCATACGGCGTGTCGTAGTAGGTTGCCAAGACGCTGTCGAAGTAGATGAGCGCAGAGTCGTAGTAGCCCATCTTGCGATAGAGGGTGCCGGTGTCGTACTCCTTCTTGGCGAGTTTGTTTCGGCACTGCTGGAGGTTGGCCTCAACTTCCTTCTTCAGTGGGCTGTCGGGGTAGTCCTCCAGGAACCGTTGGAAATGCTCCATGGCCTTGTGCGCGTTCTCCTGGTCCAGACCCGAGCTCGGCGAAAGCTTGAAGTGGCTCATGCCGATCTTGAACTCCGCGTCATCCACATACTGCGAATTTGGGTAGGATTTGAGCAGTCGTTCATATTCGCTGATGGCCAGCACGTACTCTTTGAGTTGATAGTGGCACTCGGCGAGGTAGAACTGGGCCTCGTCGGCAACGGCACTCCCTTGGAAGCTCAAGGTCAGCACCAGCAGCTGTTGCTTCGCGTCCAAGTAGTCGCCTTTGGCGAACATCTGTTTGGCCAAGGCCAGCCGCTCCTCCGCGGTGAGGTTAGGCCGGATCTTGCTCTTGCTACACGAACTTGCCAGAACCAGTGCTGCCACACACCACAAACACAGGACAGTTCGCACGAGTCGCATCCACACTCCAGGTTAGATTGTGTCTACTTGCTGCGATAGGCGTAGAAGAGATACGTCACCGTTCCCGTCACCAGTAAGACCAATGCCGGCTCTACCAACCAGGCCAAACCTCGCGCACGGGGGAGCGCCGCTTGGGTAAAGGGCAACCGGGGATCCTCCAGGCGAGCCACCTGGTGCACCGCCACGCTGTCACCAGCCTGGCGTTCGAGGTCGCCGCTCCATAGCACGCGGCCGTCGAGCGTACTGGCCACGAAGTGCGCCCGCAGAAACACCGTCCGACGAACCCGGCCGGCGCGGAATAGCCCGCTCTTGCTATGCTCGTATTTCACACCTGCGGCCAGCACCCTGTAGCCCAGGGCAGTAACGCCCTCGTTCGAGCTCTCCAGAGTTGCCGAGCTCGTGTCTGCCAGCAGATAGATGATGAGCTGTCTCTCCTGTCCCACGCGCACCAGCTCCTGTTCCAGCAGCCAGTCAGCAGCGTGCGCGGGAGGAAGACGCCGCACTACCAGCGGGGATGCATTTGTGCCCGCCAGAGCCTGCTTCGCCAACTCTGCCGCCAGCGCGCGCGTCATCTCCAAGTTCGAGCGCGCTTCTTGGCCCCCCGCTCTGCCTTGCGTCGCTACGAGGCCCGCCAGAAGTACCCCCATGCCGACGAGGGAACAAGACGCCCTCTTGTGATGCATGCCTATGATACTTGTGGCCTCCGGCAAAGTTCCTCATAGCCGCAACAGGGCCGAAAGCAGATGCCAGCGATCTGGTCCAGTGCCCGTTTCGCGGTAAACGAGCGCATAGTTCACGGCGAAGGTTGCATGGGCAAACTGTCGCTCTGGCGCCACAAACACATTAAAGTCCACAAGGCCAAGGCCGGCGGAGTAGGCGAATCTCTTGCTGTCCTTTTCTCGGTACATGCCACCCCGCAGGGCAAAATGCCTAAGCACCACCTGTTCGGCCCCTAAGTGAAGTTCCCGCGTCAATGGATCCCCTTCTTCGCCAATGTTGCGCAAGTCCGCGCTCAGCAACGTTCCGGCAAAAGGCCTCCAGCACAGCCCCAAGTTGAGCGACTCGTCGCGGATACGATCTAAGGTCTCGCGCGCATGAGCGAAGGAATCAGGGAGCTCCACGTAGACCAGCCCCACGCTTACCCGTGGGTCGGGCTGCACCAGGACACCGTATGAAAAGCCGGCC
This window of the Calditrichota bacterium genome carries:
- a CDS encoding 1-acyl-sn-glycerol-3-phosphate acyltransferase, producing MIYWISVFFLRVVARIYFRGRVFGRVPPPKRGAYIGIINHQSHMDVVALSMVVNRRFHTMAKHTLFSIPLVKWWLRAVHMFPVRRETSDHRAFRYALDLLRSGEVLFMAPEGTRLRPGQRQPAKVRSGFVLLAHLAGCPVVPVAVSGTGRALPPRARFPRSVPVGVMVGEPVTLPPLPSGADRKEALQRQAEMVMHKVYDMLHELELRMRGKDRG
- a CDS encoding nicotinate-nucleotide adenylyltransferase, whose amino-acid sequence is MRLGLFGGTFDPIHLAHLILADWVREEEKLDRVLFVPADTPPHKVHRSLSPAWQRLAMVRLATAGCPYFEVSDLEMRRGGISYTVDTVLAVREIYGLGSDQLFLIIGSDSLHEMDTWREPERIFAECQVVVVPRPGYDPAEAPPRFAAKARLSRAPLVEISSSQIRERVCAGKSIRYLVPSSVERFIKEQGLYRVAGDTDRP
- the bamD gene encoding outer membrane protein assembly factor BamD, yielding MRLVRTVLCLWCVAALVLASSCSKSKIRPNLTAEERLALAKQMFAKGDYLDAKQQLLVLTLSFQGSAVADEAQFYLAECHYQLKEYVLAISEYERLLKSYPNSQYVDDAEFKIGMSHFKLSPSSGLDQENAHKAMEHFQRFLEDYPDSPLKKEVEANLQQCRNKLAKKEYDTGTLYRKMGYYDSALIYFDSVLATYYDTPYGEKALFWKGECLMKLGRYQEAQEAFSSYAQRYPKGAQVGRVQKRLKELSSRLGQEGLSSGNPGQRPK